The Armatimonadia bacterium genome has a segment encoding these proteins:
- a CDS encoding sulfite exporter TauE/SafE family protein codes for MQLLLEWLSYLGVGLLVGTFSGLFGVGGGVIMVPLIVLIWKHDPKIAIGTSLAAMVPTSFVGALRHYGLGNVNLHLAACLAVGAALGTAFIGAPLVKYLPSELLKRMFGVVMIVSGLQWSGLVELVKSLFVHSPSS; via the coding sequence TTGCAGCTCTTGCTTGAGTGGCTAAGCTATCTCGGCGTCGGTTTGCTTGTGGGCACCTTCTCTGGGCTGTTCGGAGTCGGCGGCGGCGTCATAATGGTCCCGCTCATCGTGCTCATCTGGAAGCATGACCCGAAGATCGCCATCGGGACTTCCCTTGCGGCAATGGTGCCGACGTCCTTCGTGGGTGCCCTGCGTCACTATGGCCTCGGCAACGTCAATCTGCATCTGGCGGCCTGTCTGGCCGTCGGAGCCGCCCTGGGCACAGCCTTCATCGGCGCGCCGCTGGTGAAGTACCTGCCCAGCGAACTGCTCAAGAGGATGTTCGGCGTTGTGATGATCGTTTCCGGTCTGCAGTGGTCGGGTCTTGTCGAACTGGTCAAGAGCCTCTTTGTGCACAGCCCGAGTTCCTAG
- the ilvC gene encoding ketol-acid reductoisomerase — MAAKMFYDDDADLSLLDGKKVAIIGYGIQGRAQSMCLRDSGVDVIIAELKGTPNYEQAVADGWDIQDTESAAKAADMIQVLTQDHLQAMVFKNFIQPNLSEGNALIFSHGFNIRYGGIVPPAFVDVFMIAPKGPGALVRECYVNDTGVPSLVAVEQDFTGKALDYALAYAKALKATKAGVIQTTFTEETETDLFGEQAVLCGGVSELITAGFDTLVAAGYQPEIAYFEVCHELKLIMDLIYNYGIQGMRERVSDTAAYGDISRGKRIVTDATRAEMAKMLREIQDGSFAKEWTLENMTGRTVYNSLLKEGEKSQIEEVGSRLRAMMPFLKKG; from the coding sequence ATGGCCGCAAAGATGTTCTATGACGACGATGCTGACCTGTCACTGCTTGATGGGAAAAAGGTAGCCATCATTGGCTACGGTATCCAGGGCCGGGCGCAGTCCATGTGCCTGCGGGACAGCGGCGTAGACGTCATCATTGCAGAGCTCAAGGGCACGCCGAACTACGAGCAGGCTGTCGCCGACGGCTGGGACATTCAGGACACCGAGAGCGCTGCCAAGGCCGCCGACATGATCCAGGTTCTCACCCAGGATCACCTGCAGGCCATGGTATTCAAGAACTTCATCCAGCCGAACCTGTCCGAGGGCAACGCACTGATCTTCTCGCACGGGTTCAACATCCGCTACGGCGGCATCGTCCCGCCGGCCTTCGTCGACGTGTTCATGATCGCCCCGAAGGGCCCGGGCGCACTGGTCCGCGAGTGCTACGTCAACGACACCGGCGTCCCCTCCCTCGTCGCAGTGGAGCAGGACTTCACCGGCAAGGCTCTGGACTATGCCCTGGCCTACGCCAAGGCTCTCAAGGCCACTAAGGCCGGCGTCATCCAGACCACCTTCACCGAAGAGACCGAGACTGACCTCTTCGGCGAGCAGGCCGTGCTGTGCGGCGGCGTCTCCGAGCTCATCACCGCCGGCTTCGACACTCTCGTTGCCGCGGGCTACCAGCCGGAGATCGCGTACTTCGAGGTCTGCCACGAGCTCAAGCTCATCATGGACCTCATCTACAACTACGGCATCCAGGGCATGCGCGAGCGCGTGTCCGACACCGCCGCCTACGGCGACATCAGCCGTGGCAAGCGGATCGTCACCGACGCAACCCGTGCCGAGATGGCCAAGATGCTGCGCGAGATCCAGGACGGCTCCTTCGCCAAGGAGTGGACGCTGGAGAACATGACCGGCCGCACGGTCTACAACAGCCTCCTCAAGGAGGGCGAGAAGTCGCAGATCGAGGAAGTCGGTTCCCGCCTGCGCGCCATGATGCCCTTCCTGAAGAAGGGTTAG
- a CDS encoding response regulator transcription factor, which translates to MVEKDKILVIEDEEQDRVLVTTVLRNEGYQVVEATDGEKGLELLETAQPDLVLLDLIMPGIDGLEVCRRIRARHEIPVIMLTARQEEVDKVVGLELGADDYVVKPFGPRELVARVRAMLRRTVITEKAAAQKKHMVYPSLEIDLPTRSVRLEGEEVHLTPKEFDLLFHLSSQPRRVFTREEIVEEVWGYNTPGGDLRTVDTHVKRLRKKLEEGRDLPWSLATVWGVGYKFEISD; encoded by the coding sequence TTGGTGGAGAAGGACAAGATCCTGGTTATTGAGGACGAGGAGCAGGATCGCGTGCTGGTCACGACCGTGCTTCGGAACGAGGGCTATCAGGTTGTTGAGGCTACGGATGGGGAGAAGGGGCTCGAACTGCTGGAGACGGCACAGCCCGACCTGGTGCTGCTCGACCTGATTATGCCCGGCATCGACGGCCTTGAGGTGTGCCGGCGAATTCGCGCGCGGCACGAGATTCCGGTCATCATGCTGACTGCTCGCCAGGAAGAGGTTGACAAGGTCGTCGGTCTCGAACTGGGTGCTGACGACTATGTGGTCAAGCCCTTTGGTCCGCGCGAGTTGGTAGCTCGTGTGCGCGCCATGCTGCGCCGCACCGTTATCACTGAGAAGGCGGCAGCCCAGAAGAAGCACATGGTCTACCCGTCTTTGGAGATCGACCTTCCGACGCGTTCCGTCCGCCTGGAGGGCGAGGAAGTTCACCTCACTCCGAAAGAGTTCGACCTGCTGTTCCACCTGTCCTCACAGCCGCGCCGCGTGTTCACCCGCGAGGAGATCGTGGAGGAAGTCTGGGGCTACAATACGCCCGGCGGGGACCTGCGCACTGTGGACACCCACGTCAAGCGACTGCGGAAGAAGCTCGAAGAGGGTCGCGATCTGCCCTGGAGTCTGGCCACTGTCTGGGGTGTTGGCTACAAGTTCGAGATCAGCGACTAA
- a CDS encoding neutral/alkaline non-lysosomal ceramidase N-terminal domain-containing protein produces MSPLQAGIATVDITPYIGIWLAGFAGRKKPSQGVHDPLRSRALVLEDGEKRLCLITNDMLSINYETADEIKAAIQAECDLPPECVMINHSHTHSGPTARKGVSAVGHKPDDCYMEVYVRKIVSAVTLALQNLQPARLGYARTPVQIGINRRERTAEGGTRIGRNPDLPVAPYVDVYRIDSESGAPRAVLFTHACHAVTRAADNYFISADYPGQAQAVVETVFPGAQALFAQGCAGNINSEPVGGSFEDVWRLGTILGGAVVQAAATCRPEAEVKLGSVLRSVQVPLQDPPSLEEAQAQHEAAEARLRAIEQEGDPTQIRIQQGTVNWTGRVLKLAEDGAKNLGMRYDIQAFALNDAVIVGLAGEVFVEYQLNIAKASPFDFTSVLGVTNGCPAYLPTAAEMPFGGYEVQDSMRFYGTTQLAPACEQTILDAAAGVLQELKS; encoded by the coding sequence ATGTCTCCGCTCCAGGCCGGTATTGCGACCGTCGACATCACCCCCTACATTGGGATCTGGCTGGCCGGTTTCGCCGGCCGCAAGAAACCCAGCCAGGGAGTTCATGACCCGTTGCGCAGTCGCGCTCTCGTCCTCGAGGATGGCGAGAAGCGGCTGTGCCTGATCACCAACGACATGCTCAGCATCAACTACGAGACCGCGGATGAGATCAAGGCCGCGATCCAGGCGGAGTGCGACCTGCCACCTGAGTGCGTGATGATCAACCACAGCCACACGCATTCCGGTCCCACTGCTCGCAAGGGGGTCTCGGCGGTCGGTCACAAGCCCGACGACTGCTACATGGAAGTCTACGTGCGCAAGATCGTGAGCGCTGTGACGCTGGCGCTCCAGAACCTCCAGCCTGCGCGTCTGGGCTATGCTCGCACGCCTGTCCAGATCGGCATCAACCGGCGAGAGCGGACGGCAGAGGGCGGCACCCGGATCGGACGCAACCCGGACCTTCCCGTGGCGCCCTACGTCGATGTCTACCGCATCGACTCGGAGTCCGGGGCTCCCCGGGCGGTCCTGTTCACCCACGCGTGCCACGCCGTAACCCGTGCAGCCGACAACTACTTCATCTCCGCCGACTACCCGGGGCAGGCGCAGGCAGTGGTCGAGACCGTGTTCCCCGGTGCGCAGGCGCTCTTCGCCCAGGGATGCGCGGGGAACATCAACTCCGAGCCCGTCGGGGGTAGCTTCGAGGACGTGTGGCGATTGGGTACCATCCTCGGCGGCGCCGTAGTCCAGGCAGCCGCCACCTGCAGACCAGAGGCCGAAGTGAAGCTGGGTTCGGTGCTGCGGTCGGTGCAGGTGCCGCTGCAGGATCCTCCGTCGCTTGAGGAGGCCCAGGCGCAGCATGAGGCGGCCGAGGCACGCCTCCGCGCCATCGAGCAGGAGGGCGACCCGACACAGATCCGCATCCAACAGGGGACCGTGAATTGGACCGGTCGCGTTCTCAAACTTGCCGAAGATGGTGCTAAGAACCTCGGAATGCGTTATGATATACAGGCCTTCGCCCTCAATGACGCCGTGATCGTCGGGCTCGCCGGGGAGGTCTTCGTCGAGTACCAACTGAACATCGCCAAGGCCTCGCCCTTCGACTTCACCAGCGTCCTGGGCGTGACCAACGGTTGCCCCGCCTACCTTCCCACGGCCGCAGAGATGCCCTTTGGCGGGTATGAAGTCCAGGACTCGATGCGCTTCTACGGCACCACCCAGTTGGCGCCCGCCTGTGAGCAGACGATCCTGGACGCCGCTGCGGGAGTGCTGCAGGAGCTCAAGAGCTAG
- a CDS encoding pentapeptide repeat-containing protein, whose product MAPGVVRFCVVLLCCLVTVSSWAQLGYQDRREDMLVRVDFSRSQVKDCLLTGATFTSTNLREAGFERSDLSSAKLRNCKLDGVSLTEVAGDGLQAQRLTLTRPKLSSSSLTALEWDSGTLSGRLQSIEITGLKLYRCESRDLLLDHLTCRDLVATGLDIDGLRASDCELSDVQLSNVQMAGSRWSRVEAQRSRLEDVELQDSRLEDCDLSYVRAEGCDLSHARFDRCDLRGLVINGYDIEELIRRAGR is encoded by the coding sequence ATGGCTCCCGGCGTCGTCCGCTTCTGTGTTGTGTTGTTGTGTTGTCTGGTGACCGTCAGCTCATGGGCGCAGCTCGGTTACCAGGACCGTCGCGAGGACATGCTGGTACGGGTCGACTTCAGCCGGTCGCAGGTGAAGGACTGTCTGCTCACGGGTGCCACCTTCACCTCAACGAACCTGCGGGAGGCCGGCTTCGAGCGCAGCGACCTCAGCTCGGCGAAGCTGCGGAACTGCAAACTCGACGGCGTCAGCCTCACAGAGGTGGCCGGTGACGGTCTCCAGGCCCAGCGGCTGACGCTGACCAGGCCGAAGCTCAGTAGCAGCTCTCTCACGGCGCTGGAGTGGGACTCAGGGACCTTGAGCGGACGGCTGCAGAGCATTGAAATCACGGGGCTGAAGTTGTATCGTTGCGAGAGCCGCGATCTGCTCCTTGACCACCTGACCTGCCGCGACCTGGTGGCCACGGGATTGGATATCGACGGGCTGCGCGCCTCGGACTGCGAGCTCTCCGACGTGCAACTCAGCAACGTACAGATGGCCGGTTCACGCTGGTCGCGAGTCGAAGCGCAGCGCTCGCGCCTCGAGGACGTGGAGCTGCAGGACAGCCGACTCGAGGACTGCGACCTGTCCTATGTCCGGGCCGAAGGCTGCGACCTAAGTCATGCGCGGTTCGACAGGTGCGACCTCCGGGGCCTGGTCATCAACGGCTACGACATCGAGGAGCTGATCCGTCGGGCCGGAAGGTAG
- a CDS encoding CBS domain-containing protein, giving the protein MAAAKKAVKDIMTKGAKLVTCSPKEKVGDAMALMVAKKVSGLPVVDDAGKVVGVISEADVLQARKTASVKSVMTADPITICPESSIKDAAELLAGKKIKRALILKEDGSLAGVVSRTDVIKAMLD; this is encoded by the coding sequence ATGGCAGCAGCGAAGAAAGCCGTCAAGGACATCATGACGAAGGGGGCTAAGCTGGTCACCTGCAGCCCGAAGGAGAAGGTTGGCGACGCAATGGCGTTGATGGTTGCCAAGAAGGTAAGCGGTCTGCCGGTAGTCGACGACGCCGGGAAGGTCGTTGGCGTGATCAGCGAAGCGGACGTGCTGCAGGCTCGCAAGACGGCCTCTGTCAAGTCGGTGATGACCGCCGATCCCATCACCATCTGCCCCGAGTCGAGTATCAAGGACGCGGCTGAGCTCCTCGCCGGGAAGAAGATCAAGCGCGCCCTTATCCTCAAGGAGGACGGCAGCCTGGCTGGTGTGGTCAGCCGCACGGACGTCATCAAGGCGATGCTCGATTAG
- a CDS encoding M20/M25/M40 family metallo-hydrolase yields MISRQAMVDEFCELVQIDSLSGKEGRVAEVLARKLTDLGLSVHFDNAHEAIKGEVGNLIAYLPATDASLPTLMLQSHMDTVAPGEGIQPLVSDTYVTSGSDTILGADAKSGITVILHALREVIAAGVPHGELQVVFCISEETGLLGAYHLDYTKVNPKYCFVFDGGRQPGIMTTCAPSAFKMTYRLKGLASHAGVHPERGISAIQAAAQAIARMKLGRIDFETTANIGVIQGGTARNIIPDSCTLLAEARSHDENKLQRQMDHMAMCLRHAALESGAELLEPEVLASYRRFFLPDDAEIVQIAWRAAEALGYEPRTEVGGGGSDANVFNERGIPALICPTGGEGAHTLQERLDIDAFVGCARFLVQIISTAR; encoded by the coding sequence ATGATCAGCCGCCAGGCGATGGTCGACGAGTTCTGTGAGCTGGTCCAGATCGACAGCTTGTCCGGTAAAGAGGGACGGGTGGCCGAGGTCCTCGCGAGGAAGCTGACCGACCTTGGCCTGTCGGTGCACTTCGACAACGCTCACGAGGCCATCAAGGGCGAGGTAGGTAACCTGATTGCCTATCTCCCCGCCACCGACGCGAGCCTGCCCACTCTCATGCTGCAGTCGCACATGGATACCGTGGCCCCGGGTGAGGGCATCCAGCCTCTCGTCAGCGACACCTATGTCACCAGCGGCAGCGACACGATTCTGGGTGCAGACGCCAAGTCTGGTATCACCGTCATCCTGCACGCCCTGCGTGAAGTGATCGCCGCGGGTGTCCCGCACGGTGAGCTGCAGGTCGTGTTCTGCATCTCTGAGGAGACAGGCCTGCTCGGGGCCTACCACCTCGACTACACGAAGGTGAACCCGAAGTACTGCTTCGTCTTCGACGGTGGCAGGCAGCCGGGGATCATGACCACCTGCGCACCCTCGGCCTTCAAGATGACGTACCGCCTCAAGGGCCTCGCGTCGCACGCCGGTGTGCACCCCGAGCGTGGCATCAGCGCCATCCAGGCGGCCGCCCAGGCCATCGCGCGGATGAAGCTCGGACGCATCGACTTCGAGACGACCGCCAACATCGGCGTCATCCAGGGCGGAACCGCGCGCAACATCATCCCCGATTCCTGCACGCTTCTCGCCGAGGCCCGCAGCCACGACGAGAACAAGCTCCAGCGCCAGATGGACCACATGGCGATGTGCCTGCGGCACGCTGCTCTCGAGAGCGGAGCAGAGCTGCTCGAACCCGAGGTCCTCGCTTCCTATCGGCGGTTCTTCCTGCCCGATGACGCGGAGATTGTGCAGATCGCCTGGCGCGCTGCCGAGGCTCTCGGCTATGAGCCCAGGACTGAGGTCGGCGGCGGAGGAAGCGACGCCAACGTGTTCAACGAACGCGGCATCCCGGCGCTCATCTGTCCGACTGGTGGAGAGGGCGCTCACACTTTGCAGGAACGTCTCGACATCGACGCCTTCGTCGGCTGCGCCCGGTTTCTGGTGCAGATCATCAGCACAGCCCGGTAG
- a CDS encoding mechanosensitive ion channel family protein — protein MRPFGEEEDLVPLQRGAAVFREVLVALPRRIARNLTALILLSAPAVVCAQQPKAPPTNAAPVDSSPTQAALGALVTPQTLAERIGTLVLILLVSYVCYRVILGSLRKAMKAAQARAENLTGAARQRQQRAVTLIALLSNIVRWTITFLALIWALAALGINLVPVLTGVGFLGAAIAFGSQALVRDIVSGFFMLLEGQYTVGDYVELNGKFGMVQTVGLRTTVLRDTRNQIHHIPNGSITVCTVYEQHSVSYVLHVPLPDAADAEAAMQALEAAGEVARQQLPEYLLAAGPARIAPGADTFAEVVLPFSVFPTQEWVATTELPARAKAALTRAGITLPEGSTPYAQPDLSDMPVPPMEELRVEGKGTETPGPDSEEDQATGDEHA, from the coding sequence ATGCGACCCTTCGGGGAGGAAGAGGACCTCGTACCGCTGCAGCGTGGCGCAGCAGTCTTCCGGGAGGTGCTGGTGGCCTTGCCTCGTCGCATCGCACGTAACCTGACAGCCCTGATCCTGCTTTCTGCACCGGCGGTCGTTTGCGCGCAACAGCCGAAAGCGCCGCCGACCAACGCCGCACCGGTGGACTCCTCACCGACGCAAGCGGCCCTGGGAGCGCTGGTTACCCCGCAGACCCTGGCTGAGCGGATCGGCACCCTCGTGCTGATTCTCCTCGTCTCCTATGTGTGTTACCGCGTCATCCTCGGGAGCCTGCGCAAGGCCATGAAGGCCGCCCAGGCCCGAGCCGAGAACCTGACCGGTGCTGCTCGGCAGCGGCAGCAGCGCGCCGTGACTCTCATCGCCCTCCTTAGTAACATCGTGCGCTGGACAATCACCTTCCTGGCACTCATCTGGGCCCTGGCAGCACTCGGGATCAACCTGGTACCCGTGCTGACCGGCGTGGGCTTTCTGGGCGCCGCCATCGCTTTCGGCTCGCAAGCCCTGGTGCGGGACATCGTCAGCGGCTTCTTCATGCTTCTGGAGGGCCAGTACACCGTTGGCGACTACGTGGAGCTCAACGGCAAGTTCGGCATGGTGCAGACGGTCGGACTGCGCACCACGGTGCTGCGGGACACCCGAAACCAGATTCACCACATCCCCAACGGTTCCATCACAGTCTGCACCGTCTACGAGCAGCACTCCGTCAGCTACGTGCTTCACGTGCCCCTGCCGGATGCCGCCGATGCCGAGGCAGCCATGCAGGCCCTCGAGGCCGCCGGCGAGGTCGCCCGGCAGCAGCTTCCCGAGTACCTGCTTGCCGCGGGGCCAGCACGGATCGCGCCCGGCGCAGACACCTTCGCCGAAGTCGTGCTGCCCTTCTCGGTTTTCCCAACCCAGGAGTGGGTGGCGACGACCGAGCTACCCGCTCGGGCCAAGGCGGCACTCACCCGAGCCGGGATCACGCTCCCCGAAGGCAGCACTCCCTACGCTCAGCCCGATCTGTCTGATATGCCCGTCCCGCCGATGGAGGAACTCCGGGTCGAAGGCAAGGGCACGGAAACGCCTGGGCCGGACTCGGAGGAAGACCAGGCCACGGGGGATGAACATGCCTAG
- a CDS encoding mannitol-1-phosphate 5-dehydrogenase encodes MQAKYVQFGAGNIGRSFIGQLFARAGFEVVFVDVVEEVVRALNEQKRYRVEIKDRTPQTFWVENLRAVNGRDLDAVAEELTTCTLCGTSVGPKALPTTQPAIAAALQRRRDANLPPLDIILCENLRDAASHMENGLRKLLPEGFPLEDWVGLVETSIGKMVPIMPQEVRATDPLLVYAEAYNTLICDRRGFKNPIPAVPGLDPKDNMVAYVDRKSFIHNFGHALCAYFAHLEAPDLVYTWQAIEHRTVGEATRSGMWESARALSAQYPEEFSEAGLGEHIEDLLGRFCNQALGDTIYRVGRDVTRKLSREDRVIGPLLLQIQYGGAGRFTALCAAAGMRFHALDEHGEPFAPDTAFGEEVFSQGVPYVLEHTCGLDRSDPVDRVAWEAIEAADRQLAACLSAGKSIFSES; translated from the coding sequence ATGCAAGCCAAGTACGTGCAGTTCGGTGCAGGCAACATCGGCCGCTCCTTCATCGGCCAGCTTTTCGCGCGAGCCGGGTTCGAGGTCGTCTTTGTCGATGTGGTGGAGGAGGTCGTCAGGGCGCTGAACGAGCAGAAGCGCTACCGTGTGGAGATCAAGGACCGTACTCCGCAGACCTTCTGGGTCGAGAACCTTAGGGCCGTCAACGGCCGGGACCTGGACGCCGTGGCCGAGGAGTTGACCACCTGCACGCTCTGCGGCACCTCGGTCGGCCCGAAGGCACTACCGACGACACAGCCCGCGATTGCTGCAGCGCTGCAGCGACGGCGCGACGCCAATTTGCCACCTCTGGACATCATCCTGTGCGAGAATCTCCGTGACGCCGCGAGCCATATGGAAAACGGCCTGCGCAAGCTGCTGCCGGAAGGCTTCCCGCTGGAGGACTGGGTCGGCCTGGTCGAAACCAGCATCGGCAAGATGGTGCCGATCATGCCCCAGGAGGTCCGGGCTACCGACCCGCTGCTGGTCTATGCCGAGGCCTACAACACCCTCATCTGCGATCGGCGCGGCTTCAAGAACCCGATTCCCGCGGTGCCCGGTCTCGACCCCAAGGACAACATGGTCGCCTACGTCGACCGCAAGAGCTTCATCCACAACTTCGGCCATGCGCTGTGTGCCTACTTCGCGCATCTCGAAGCCCCCGATTTGGTCTACACCTGGCAGGCAATCGAGCACCGCACGGTCGGGGAAGCAACGCGATCCGGCATGTGGGAATCGGCCCGCGCGCTGAGTGCACAGTACCCGGAGGAGTTCAGCGAGGCCGGCCTAGGCGAGCATATCGAGGACCTGCTCGGCCGCTTCTGCAACCAGGCTCTGGGCGATACCATCTACCGCGTCGGCCGAGACGTGACCCGCAAGCTGAGCCGCGAGGACCGGGTCATCGGGCCGCTTCTGCTGCAGATCCAGTACGGCGGGGCCGGACGCTTCACGGCTCTGTGCGCAGCGGCCGGCATGCGCTTCCATGCCCTCGACGAGCATGGTGAGCCCTTCGCTCCCGACACGGCCTTTGGTGAGGAGGTCTTCTCCCAGGGCGTGCCCTACGTGCTGGAGCACACCTGCGGGCTGGATCGCAGCGATCCTGTGGACCGTGTGGCCTGGGAGGCTATCGAGGCCGCTGACCGGCAACTTGCGGCCTGTCTGAGTGCGGGGAAGTCGATCTTCAGCGAGTCTTAG
- a CDS encoding glycosyltransferase family 39 protein codes for MHDDEPGGPRRASYNWTLGVLVAYLVLAAILRCFGLTWGFPYSASSEECLALEAARHLGAGPGGLDGSFSAFGTLPLYLTLLGAGVVRVLGSLGGHVWAEGEDLLLAGRGLSAVADLICVYLVFLIGRRGGRQVALWGAALYAVALIGVRASHFAAPAAVATCVLVLYVYAILRLAEYPSPRAYALTGLALGAVAATRLVMVPVAVLGLVVLALQIREASHHGGDPRPFRMAAAARWIRGGLAAFVVLCLLPVSVWEVGRRGFKTQMSSALVDTVDSSRIDAHSPEFWASQVDSVYNGIALVLMAVAVVGLLSALGVLLWISHERGPRTCYEAFVRLRNLGLHLGVAAGVFLVLTPAAALHPLGYWAPAGPGRFTWNLLVALGALRPWPVATLHFAHTWPVVYQLLHVWPYAFGVPLALLLLGALVWGLVALLRGTAGSLWPVALGALLVTGAGSLLSVKTVSYLSPAAPLLCVLAGAMIASWYRGASGLKAWGVSLSAGLVVLLSLAWTVGYLGIYRVPDNRLAAIEWLASHARPGELVLVERDEAWSPDLLAALKDRGPYRVERYEPLAVMQDRPEGWNEDDVRAKRAYLQSRLSEADWLVLTDTNRSRMATLKRQFPVINDFYEGLRQKRTPFTEAAAFAAGPSLLGLTLEDSGAELSFRMADHPTVRLYRRTAPAPQAMPAASQQKRPNPVTKDRARPRSS; via the coding sequence GTGCACGACGACGAACCGGGAGGCCCACGGCGGGCTTCGTACAACTGGACGCTTGGGGTCCTGGTGGCCTACCTGGTGCTCGCAGCTATCTTGCGGTGCTTCGGTCTGACCTGGGGATTTCCGTACTCGGCGTCTTCGGAGGAGTGTCTGGCGCTGGAGGCTGCCCGGCACCTCGGTGCCGGTCCTGGCGGCCTGGATGGCTCCTTCTCGGCCTTCGGGACCCTTCCTCTCTATCTGACCTTGCTGGGCGCAGGTGTTGTGCGTGTCCTGGGGAGCCTCGGCGGTCACGTCTGGGCTGAGGGCGAGGACCTGCTCCTTGCCGGCCGCGGGCTGTCGGCTGTGGCGGACCTGATCTGCGTCTACCTGGTATTTCTGATCGGTCGAAGGGGAGGCCGTCAGGTCGCACTCTGGGGTGCCGCCCTGTACGCCGTGGCCCTGATTGGCGTGCGTGCCTCGCACTTCGCCGCACCGGCGGCGGTCGCCACCTGTGTGTTGGTCCTCTATGTGTACGCCATACTCAGGCTCGCGGAGTACCCCTCGCCTCGAGCCTATGCGCTGACCGGCCTGGCTCTGGGAGCGGTTGCTGCGACCAGACTGGTGATGGTGCCCGTCGCGGTTCTGGGGCTGGTTGTCCTCGCTTTGCAGATCCGTGAAGCCTCCCACCACGGTGGGGACCCGCGTCCCTTCCGCATGGCCGCTGCTGCACGCTGGATTCGTGGCGGCCTCGCCGCCTTCGTGGTCCTCTGTCTGCTTCCCGTGTCGGTCTGGGAGGTAGGTAGGCGCGGCTTCAAGACCCAGATGAGCAGCGCCCTCGTTGATACGGTTGACTCCTCGCGCATCGACGCCCACAGTCCTGAGTTCTGGGCCTCGCAGGTCGACTCCGTGTACAACGGCATCGCGCTTGTGCTGATGGCGGTCGCAGTCGTCGGCCTGCTCAGCGCCCTCGGAGTCTTGCTGTGGATCTCGCATGAGCGAGGTCCGCGCACTTGCTATGAGGCTTTTGTCCGCCTGCGCAACCTCGGCCTCCACCTCGGCGTCGCGGCAGGAGTGTTCCTGGTCCTGACACCGGCGGCGGCTCTGCATCCCCTCGGTTACTGGGCGCCGGCGGGTCCCGGCCGCTTCACCTGGAACCTGCTCGTCGCTCTGGGGGCCTTGCGGCCCTGGCCAGTTGCCACGCTGCACTTCGCCCACACCTGGCCGGTTGTGTACCAGCTCCTCCACGTATGGCCCTACGCCTTCGGAGTCCCACTCGCCCTTCTCTTGCTGGGGGCGTTGGTCTGGGGTCTTGTGGCATTGCTTCGGGGCACGGCCGGCTCCCTGTGGCCTGTCGCTCTTGGCGCGCTGCTGGTGACCGGCGCCGGTAGTCTGCTATCGGTGAAGACCGTCAGCTACCTGTCGCCGGCAGCTCCTCTGCTGTGCGTACTGGCGGGCGCCATGATCGCGAGCTGGTACCGGGGTGCCTCGGGACTCAAGGCCTGGGGAGTATCGCTGTCGGCCGGCCTGGTGGTGCTGCTCTCGCTGGCCTGGACCGTGGGCTACCTGGGGATCTATCGCGTGCCGGACAACCGACTCGCGGCCATCGAGTGGCTCGCCAGTCACGCCCGGCCCGGGGAGCTGGTTCTGGTAGAGCGGGATGAGGCCTGGAGTCCCGATCTTCTCGCCGCCCTCAAGGACAGGGGCCCTTACCGGGTTGAGCGCTATGAGCCCCTGGCTGTCATGCAGGACCGCCCTGAGGGTTGGAACGAGGATGATGTCCGCGCCAAGAGGGCCTACCTGCAGTCGCGGCTGTCAGAGGCTGACTGGCTTGTTCTGACCGACACCAACCGCTCACGCATGGCCACTCTCAAGCGCCAGTTTCCGGTCATCAATGACTTCTACGAGGGGCTACGGCAGAAAAGGACACCCTTCACAGAAGCTGCTGCCTTCGCGGCTGGACCTTCGCTTCTGGGGTTGACGCTGGAGGATTCGGGCGCCGAACTGAGCTTTCGCATGGCCGACCATCCGACCGTGCGGCTGTATCGCCGTACAGCGCCCGCACCCCAGGCCATGCCCGCGGCGAGTCAGCAAAAAAGGCCGAACCCCGTCACCAAGGACAGGGCTCGGCCCAGATCGAGCTAA
- a CDS encoding YraN family protein has protein sequence MSAQSVLGNLRRWLQGILTVPEIPLATGESRRRAPEVPRSHLGTGAEEAALRHLRAKGLRLMCRNRANVCGELDLVMEQGETVVIVEVRARTVGSAVSSHDAVGPQKLAKVRRTAELFLRQHRLEKRKVRLDVVAVEMSHQGTVTSLEHFEAVA, from the coding sequence ATGTCGGCACAGTCTGTTCTGGGGAACCTGCGCCGGTGGCTGCAGGGGATTCTGACCGTGCCGGAGATCCCGCTGGCAACGGGAGAGAGTCGCCGCCGAGCCCCAGAGGTGCCGCGCTCACACCTTGGCACAGGGGCCGAGGAGGCTGCCCTGCGTCACCTGAGGGCGAAGGGTCTGCGCCTCATGTGCAGGAATCGCGCCAACGTCTGCGGCGAGCTTGACCTGGTGATGGAGCAGGGAGAGACGGTGGTGATCGTCGAGGTCCGGGCCAGGACGGTCGGCTCGGCGGTCTCCAGCCATGATGCGGTCGGCCCGCAGAAGCTGGCGAAGGTCAGACGGACGGCCGAGCTGTTCCTGCGCCAGCACAGACTTGAGAAGCGCAAGGTGCGGCTGGATGTCGTCGCGGTGGAGATGAGCCACCAGGGTACAGTCACCAGCCTGGAACACTTCGAAGCCGTGGCCTGA